A stretch of DNA from Brachyspira pilosicoli:
TCTATATATACTTCTCTATTAATATTAAATGTTTTTTTTAAAATATCTCTATACATTTCAAGCTGTGCTATATATTTCTCTTCTTTTTCTTTAGAATATTTTGTAGTTTTATAATCTAAAACAAAATATTCATCGTTTGTGTTTTTTGTAATTATATCTATTTTAGCATTAGTAATTTGCGGTATATTTTCAACTAATTTTCTATTTTGAAACTTATGCTCCCTTGAAACAATTAGCTCTTTTTCGTTTATAATATTTATTATATGCTTATTGTTTAAGAAGTTTATAAAATATTTATCAAGCTTATTTTTTAAGTCTTTTTCATCATAATGTTTATTTTGTTTTATAGCATAATCTTTTATTTTTTCTATATAATTATCTTTACTTATTTTATATTCATCGAAATCAAAATGCTCAAGCAAGTCATGCATCAAAGTACCCATATCTATTGCTTTTATTGTTTCAAAATTTTCCAAATCAAAGTTTTTATCATCATCTAAAGATATAGAAATATTTTTATTTAATAATCTGCTAATAACATTTTTATCAAATTCTGTTTCAAACACCTCTGAAGGATTAACATACTTTATTTTTTCTATTTTTTCTTCTATAGCGTTATTTATATTTATAGAATCTATTTTTTTATTTATTTTCTCTAAATTCTTAATATATAATTCATTTAAATCATAATTAGTATTTTTTGATATACCATAAGAATAATAATCCATAAACTCATTGGTATTATCATCAATATGAATTAAATCATCTGTTGTATCTATCTGATTTTCTATATCAAAATGATGATAAGACTCTACATAATTTCTATAAGATTTAGGCTTATCAAATTTTTTATATCTATCCTCACCAGATATTATCAATCTTTCTTTTGCCCTTGTTAAAGCAACATACAATAATCTTTTTTTCTCAGATTTATCTGCCAAAGAATTATAATCATCATCTTTGGAAAAGAATTTCAATTTTTCTTCCAATTCTCCATGTATAGGGACCTCTATGTACGGAAATTTTTCAACAAAGTCAAATATTTCATTAGGAACATTCCTATAGTATCCAGCACCAGCTAAAAATACATTATTGAACTCTAATCCCTTTGATTTATGTATAGTCATTATTCGTATAGCATCAACTGATAATTTTGGTATTGTAGCATAAGAAATATCCTTAGCATTCATATCCAAACTGATAACAAAATCATAAATATTAACACCTGCCCTATTTTCAAAGTCATAAGCTAATTTCTTTAATTTTTCTATGTTAGCATAGGATATTTCAGCATCTTCTTTTAGCATTAAATAATTATAATAATTTGTATCTACGCATATTGTTTCTATTGCATCATAAGAAGACATTGTGCTAATTTTTAATTCTATATTATTTAATAGCTCTTTTGCTTTTTTTAATTCATCATAATATTTTTTATTCTTTGCTATTTCCAAAGTTTTTTCTTTGCAATCATTTAATGAAAAATAATCATATAAATTATAATTGTCATTTAGTTTTAAATCTATTGAAAAATCATATAAATCTATAATTTTTATATCAAATAATTCGGACATTAGTAAATTTTGTAATAATGAATAATCTTTTAAAACTAAATATTTAAGACATATTATTAAATTAGATATTTCAACTCTCTCATAAAATCCATTTCCTCCATCAACATAATAAGGTATTTTTTCTTCTGCAAATACTGATAAGTAAATATTTAATCTGCTAAATGTTTGAAGGAGTATTGCAGTATTTTTATAATCATTTTTTAGATTTGTTTTTATAAATTTAGCTATGGCATAAGCTTCTAATATGGTTTTAGAATCTGTGTTTAATTTGACATCATCTGAAATATTATTATCATTAAATGCCAATAAAGATACTAATTTATTTCTTGTATCATCATTTTGTTTTGAAATTAAATTATCATCTTTTGTGTATTTTATACTATCATCTTTAAATATTATGTTTGCAAAAATATCATTAAAGAAGTTTATAAGCATTTTTTTACTTCTATAATTATCTTGCAAATATCTTACATAATCTCTAAAAATATCTTGAGCATTTGTAAATACATTTAAATCAGCATTTCTAAATCTATATATGGATTGTTTTCTATCTCCAACTATAAGTATCTTTTTATCTTTTATAGCAGTTTCTTTTGTAATTTCTCTATTTCCAAATACTATTAAATTTATAAAAGAAAATTGAAGTTTACTTGTATCTTGAGCTTCATCTAATATCACAGTATTAATATTATTTCTTATCTCTTTATTTATTGATTCATTTTCTAACGCTTCTATTGCCTTTGATATCATATCTTCATGAGAATATACTCCCATTTGTCTTTTAGTGTTTTCTAATTTGTTATAGGCTTCTTTTATAAAATTAATAAGTTTCTTATATATATCTTTATTTCTTTGTATTTTTATATACTTTTCAAAATTTGGTATTAAACTATCTTTTAATTCATCAAAAGCAGTTTTAAAATCTATATGATTAGTTTTTCCAAGTTTTCTATTATTTTTTACTATACTTAATGATTTTAATATATTATCATACAAATCATCGTTTTCTATGTTTTTAATATCTTTTAATTTTTTTATAATATCTATTGAATCATTAATAGAATCTATTATGTTTTTTATAATAACACCTTCATTCTTTTCAGGTTTATTATCTATTAAATAATTTATAGTTTTAAACATCTTATTATAAGCATTATCATAAAGTTCTATCTCTAAAATCTTATTAGCTTCTTCTTCAAATGTTTTTATATTTTCTAACCTTGGTTTTATTTTTATTAAAAAATTAAATATATCTTTTATGAATTTTGCTTTCGATTCATCTGTGAATATTCTGTAAGTATTTCTAATATCTTCTGAATATTTACTATCATTTAATAATTGTAAGATTTCATTATAAATTACTTCATAAAAATCATTATTCTCTTCAAGTATTGTTATTTTTGGAGGTATATTAAGATAAATAGAATATTCTTTAACAATTGAATTAGCAAATGAATGTATAGTAGATATTTTGGCATTGGTTAATATTTCTTTATAAATATTTTTCCAATATTCTGCATCTTTATTTTCATTAATCTTTTCTCTAATTTTTCTTCTTATTCTAATTAACATTTCATTAGCAGCTGCTTTTGTAAAAGTAATAACAACTATATTAGAAACTTTTTGCTTTTTATTTTCTAATAATTGCAAATATGCTTCTGTAATAGTTGTTGTTTTACCAGTTCCAGCGGATGCACTAACAAAACAAATGCCTTTATTCAAAAATAAATCTATTATTTCTTTTTGTTTATC
This window harbors:
- a CDS encoding UvrD-helicase domain-containing protein; its protein translation is MKLNDKQKEIIDLFLNKGICFVSASAGTGKTTTITEAYLQLLENKKQKVSNIVVITFTKAAANEMLIRIRRKIREKINENKDAEYWKNIYKEILTNAKISTIHSFANSIVKEYSIYLNIPPKITILEENNDFYEVIYNEILQLLNDSKYSEDIRNTYRIFTDESKAKFIKDIFNFLIKIKPRLENIKTFEEEANKILEIELYDNAYNKMFKTINYLIDNKPEKNEGVIIKNIIDSINDSIDIIKKLKDIKNIENDDLYDNILKSLSIVKNNRKLGKTNHIDFKTAFDELKDSLIPNFEKYIKIQRNKDIYKKLINFIKEAYNKLENTKRQMGVYSHEDMISKAIEALENESINKEIRNNINTVILDEAQDTSKLQFSFINLIVFGNREITKETAIKDKKILIVGDRKQSIYRFRNADLNVFTNAQDIFRDYVRYLQDNYRSKKMLINFFNDIFANIIFKDDSIKYTKDDNLISKQNDDTRNKLVSLLAFNDNNISDDVKLNTDSKTILEAYAIAKFIKTNLKNDYKNTAILLQTFSRLNIYLSVFAEEKIPYYVDGGNGFYERVEISNLIICLKYLVLKDYSLLQNLLMSELFDIKIIDLYDFSIDLKLNDNYNLYDYFSLNDCKEKTLEIAKNKKYYDELKKAKELLNNIELKISTMSSYDAIETICVDTNYYNYLMLKEDAEISYANIEKLKKLAYDFENRAGVNIYDFVISLDMNAKDISYATIPKLSVDAIRIMTIHKSKGLEFNNVFLAGAGYYRNVPNEIFDFVEKFPYIEVPIHGELEEKLKFFSKDDDYNSLADKSEKKRLLYVALTRAKERLIISGEDRYKKFDKPKSYRNYVESYHHFDIENQIDTTDDLIHIDDNTNEFMDYYSYGISKNTNYDLNELYIKNLEKINKKIDSININNAIEEKIEKIKYVNPSEVFETEFDKNVISRLLNKNISISLDDDKNFDLENFETIKAIDMGTLMHDLLEHFDFDEYKISKDNYIEKIKDYAIKQNKHYDEKDLKNKLDKYFINFLNNKHIINIINEKELIVSREHKFQNRKLVENIPQITNAKIDIITKNTNDEYFVLDYKTTKYSKEKEEKYIAQLEMYRDILKKTFNINREVYIDLIFLG